One segment of Salvia splendens isolate huo1 chromosome 20, SspV2, whole genome shotgun sequence DNA contains the following:
- the LOC121780616 gene encoding vacuolar protein sorting-associated protein 32 homolog 2-like, which translates to MFTRIFGKPKQETNALATLDKLNETLEMLEKKEKVLLKKAATEVERAKEFTRAKNKRAAIQCLKRKRLYEQQIEQLGNFQLRIHDQMIMLEGAKATTETVDALRTGAAAMKAMQKATNIDDVDKTMDEINEQTENMKQIQEALCTPIGAAADFDEDELEAELEELEGAELEEQLLQPATTAPAAPVRVPAGRQPAKKVEDDDDELAELQREMAL; encoded by the exons ATGTTTACAAGAATTTTTGGAAAGCCAAAGCAAGAGACGAATGCTCTGGCAACGTTAGATAAGTTAAACGAG ACTCTTGAAATGCTCGAGAAAAAAGAGAAAGTTCTCTTGAAGAAGGCTGCGACTGAAGTTGAAAGAGCCAAAGAGTTCACCCGAGCTAAAAATAAAAGGG CTGCAATACAATGTTTGAAGAGAAAAAGGCTTTATGAACAACAAATTGAACAGCTTGGAAATTTCCAGTTGCGAATTCATGATCAG ATGATAATGCTAGAAGGAGCAAAAGCTACCACAGAAACTGTAGATGCTTTGAGAACAGGAGCAGCTGCAATGAAGGCTATGCAGAAGGCAAC CAATATCGATGATGTGGACAAGACAATGGATGAAATCAATGAGCAGACAGAAAACATGAAACAAATTCAAGAAGCTTTATGCACGCCTATTGGTGCAGCAGCTGATTTTGATGAA GATGAATTGGAGGCAGAGCTCGAAGAACTTGAAGGAGCTGAGCTGGAGGAACAGCTCTTGCAACCTGCAACAACAGCTCCTGCAGCTCCTGTTCGAGTGCCTGCAGGAAGGCAACCAGCGAAGAAGGTTGAA